The following coding sequences are from one Diabrotica virgifera virgifera chromosome 2, PGI_DIABVI_V3a window:
- the LOC114331670 gene encoding glycerophosphodiester phosphodiesterase 1, whose translation MKPDFLYLIPSALTVVYATYGSWFLIAEIFTTLIPLTLIFTGILVGVVVIFRVPPPEKDTVETILGKEIDDPTGDNGFVIKTIAHRGAGLDAPENTIEAFKKCHEKGCDVIEIDVILTSDGVPVVFHDSNLERMADLNIAIKDMKYEDLAKIDISVKHAYRDSFPNSHVPTLEQAVEQMLGMGQRIFIDIKENNNKMVPVILKLFEKFPELKQKAVITSFFPNIIYLIRRNKPEIVGCLAWQPCIFKKVSEGQGESNIKQFKAFIKRYLVWMCDMLHSWALPRITYYLLGLSVILLHKDSVCSHTVQDWKSKGVRVMAWTVNSPIEKQYISRILKVTYLTDTLTGETTIHSTLQS comes from the exons ATGAAACcagattttttatatttaataccgAGTGCGTTGACTGTAGTATATGCGACCTATGGAAGTTGGTTCCTGATTGCGGAGATATTCACTACTTTAATACCTTTAACTTTAATATTTACTGGAATTTTAGTAGGAGTAGTAGTTATATTTAGAGTTCCCCCTCCCGAGAAAGACACAGTTGAAACTATATTGGGTAAAGAAATTGATGATCCCACAGGAGATAATGGATTTGTTATTAAGACAATAGCTCACAGAGGAGCTGGCCTGGACGCTCCAGAGAATACTATAGAAGCCTTTAAAAAA TGCCACGAAAAAGGATGTGATGTGATAGAGATAGATGTGATCCTCACATCTGATGGTGTACCAGTTGTTTTCCATGACTCCAACTTAGAAAGAATGGCTGACTTAAATATTGCAATAAAGGATATGAAGTATGAAGATTTGGCCAAAATAGACATTTCAGTAAAACATGCTTACAG AGATTCATTTCCTAATTCTCATGTACCAACATTAGAGCAGGCTGTAGAACAAATGCTTGGGATGGGACAAAGAATTTTCAttgatattaaagaaaataacaaTAAG atgGTCCCTGTAATACTGAAATTATTTGAAAAGTTTCCCGAACTCAAACAGAAAGCTGTAATCACATCATTTTTCCCCAATATAATTTATTTG aTTAGAAGAAACAAGCCAGAAATAGTAGGATGTTTGGCATGGCAACCCTGCATTTTCAAGAAAGTTAGTGAGGGCCAGGGAGAAAGCAACATAAAACAATTTAAAGCTTTCATAAAGAGGTATTTAGTTTGGATGTGTGATATGTTGCATTCATGGGCATTGCCAAGAATAACTTACTATCTCTTAGGACTGTCAGTTATTTTATTGCACAAGGATTCTGTGTGTAG TCATACAGTTCAAGATTGGAAGTCAAAAGGAGTCCGTGTGATGGCCTGGACAGTTAACAGTCCCATAGAAAAGCAATATATCAGCCGCATTCTTAAGGTCACTTACCTCACTGATACCCTAACAGGTGAAACTACAATTCACAGCACTTTGCAGTCTTAA